A stretch of the Bdellovibrio sp. 22V genome encodes the following:
- a CDS encoding uracil-DNA glycosylase family protein, with protein MSKVRKLASIQKQIRECRSCPQMCGSPVHGAPVDSAVFLIGQAPGPHEARFAKPWAYTAGKTLFKWLAQGGVTEEDVRERVYIGAVARCFPGKSPSGHGDREPSAAEIAQCRRHLQKEIGILKPKLVIAVGRLAISEVLGPEVFSKKSTLNDVVGKPLKARFHGEDVEVIALPHPSGASSWPHTEPGKTKLAQALRKLFKHPEWQNCFIRDSDS; from the coding sequence ATGTCGAAAGTAAGAAAGCTTGCGAGTATTCAAAAACAGATTCGAGAGTGCCGCTCTTGCCCGCAGATGTGCGGAAGCCCTGTGCATGGCGCGCCCGTGGACTCGGCGGTATTTCTTATTGGTCAAGCACCCGGTCCTCATGAAGCGCGTTTTGCAAAACCGTGGGCTTACACTGCGGGAAAGACTTTGTTCAAGTGGTTGGCTCAGGGAGGCGTTACCGAAGAAGACGTGCGAGAGCGCGTCTACATTGGCGCTGTCGCACGGTGTTTTCCCGGCAAATCACCCAGCGGACATGGCGATCGTGAACCGTCAGCCGCAGAGATTGCGCAATGTCGGCGCCATCTGCAAAAAGAGATAGGTATTTTGAAACCGAAACTGGTCATAGCCGTGGGTCGTCTGGCTATTTCTGAAGTCTTAGGTCCCGAAGTCTTTTCTAAGAAGAGCACACTGAATGACGTCGTCGGGAAACCGCTGAAAGCGCGATTCCACGGTGAGGACGTGGAAGTGATTGCCCTTCCGCATCCGAGTGGGGCGTCGAGCTGGCCGCACACAGAGCCCGGTAAAACAAAGCTGGCTCAGGCGTTGCGAAAACTTTTTAAACATCCCGAATGGCAAAACTGTTTTATTCGTGATTCGGATTCTTAA
- a CDS encoding type 1 glutamine amidotransferase domain-containing protein, with protein MAQLSEKKVAILATDGFEKAELLDPKKALEQAGAEVTVISLKSGQIKSWSEGNWSDPIQVDLTLDKARPENFDALMLPGGVINPDKLRMEPKAVEFVRSFVDSGKPIAAICHGPQTLINAEGVEGRRMTSWPSLRADLENAGAEWVDEEVVTDQGLVTSRKPADIPAFNRKMIEEFAEGRHQTPQSKAARAEQRPRH; from the coding sequence ATGGCACAACTCTCAGAGAAAAAAGTCGCAATACTCGCCACCGACGGTTTTGAAAAAGCGGAGCTTTTGGATCCGAAAAAAGCTCTTGAACAAGCAGGCGCTGAAGTGACCGTGATTTCGTTAAAGTCGGGGCAAATTAAATCTTGGTCGGAAGGCAACTGGAGTGATCCTATTCAGGTGGATCTCACGTTGGATAAAGCTCGCCCGGAAAATTTCGATGCACTGATGTTACCAGGAGGCGTGATCAACCCGGATAAACTTCGTATGGAGCCCAAGGCCGTCGAATTTGTTCGTTCTTTTGTGGATTCAGGAAAACCCATCGCCGCTATCTGCCATGGGCCGCAAACTCTTATTAATGCCGAAGGCGTGGAAGGTCGACGCATGACATCTTGGCCGTCGCTGCGTGCAGATCTTGAAAACGCCGGCGCCGAGTGGGTGGATGAAGAAGTCGTCACCGATCAAGGCCTGGTCACAAGCCGAAAGCCCGCAGACATCCCCGCCTTTAATCGCAAAATGATTGAAGAGTTCGCCGAAGGACGTCATCAAACTCCGCAAAGCAAAGCGGCGCGCGCTGAACAACGACCTCGTCACTAG
- a CDS encoding 3'-5' exonuclease, with product MAFRWLGKSADGKTVTLHKLEGCPVTPPTYSVPAWIEMNADIVRTGIVLDVETTGLNQAEDAIIEIGIRQFLFNRNTGEILGLGKSYSSFQDPGRSISAEITELTGITNEMVEGQQIDWTAVHSLFEEASVVIAHNARFDRPFIDRKAKISSEKIWACTVKQISWSDKGFTSSKLELLNIYHGFFTDSHRAINDVDALLYLISLPDAETQKPYLFELLNNARRTMTQVIASAAPFESKDHLKSRGYSWDSTNRFWAKTIFKDDVHGELKWLEETVYCGPFGGLTRDIALNDAFKT from the coding sequence TTGGCGTTTCGATGGTTAGGAAAATCAGCAGATGGTAAAACCGTCACCCTTCATAAACTTGAAGGCTGCCCCGTGACTCCCCCAACTTATTCCGTTCCCGCTTGGATCGAAATGAACGCAGACATCGTGCGCACGGGAATCGTTTTGGACGTGGAAACGACAGGCCTGAATCAAGCCGAAGATGCCATCATCGAAATCGGTATCAGACAGTTTCTTTTCAATCGCAACACCGGCGAAATTCTGGGCTTAGGAAAATCTTACTCGAGTTTTCAAGATCCGGGTCGTTCCATCTCTGCAGAGATCACAGAGTTGACGGGAATCACGAACGAAATGGTCGAAGGTCAACAGATTGATTGGACTGCCGTCCACTCTCTTTTTGAAGAAGCCAGCGTGGTGATCGCACACAATGCACGTTTCGATCGTCCCTTTATTGATCGCAAGGCGAAAATTTCCAGCGAGAAAATCTGGGCATGCACTGTAAAACAAATTTCTTGGAGCGACAAAGGTTTCACGAGTTCCAAGCTTGAACTTCTGAATATCTATCATGGCTTTTTTACGGACTCACATCGCGCGATCAACGACGTCGATGCTCTTCTTTATCTAATTAGTCTTCCGGATGCGGAAACACAAAAGCCTTATTTATTCGAGTTGTTAAATAACGCCCGCCGAACAATGACACAAGTTATTGCGAGTGCCGCTCCGTTTGAATCAAAAGATCATTTAAAAAGCCGCGGCTATAGCTGGGACAGCACCAATCGCTTCTGGGCGAAAACGATTTTTAAAGACGACGTTCACGGCGAATTAAAGTGGCTTGAGGAAACTGTTTATTGCGGGCCTTTTGGGGGCCTTACCCGCGATATAGCATTAAACGACGCATTTAAAACTTAG